Part of the Oreochromis aureus strain Israel breed Guangdong linkage group 20, ZZ_aureus, whole genome shotgun sequence genome, GGCAACACATATTGCAGCACAGTGAGAGAATAAATGATTCAATGCCTCTGAGATAAACTGAACATTATATTTTTCTATAAAATAAGATTAAATGCAGGGTTATTGAATTAGATTGTATAGGGGTGTAATGGCAAGGAACAACAGTCATAGATGTTCAACGTCTTACAGCCATAACTACCAGGGTAATCAAATCTGCTCGACAAGGATCACTAATCATCACTGCTTTTCTTTGTGTGCATAATATGCAAAAATTTTGAGGACTTTCAGTGTAATCCACTTTTGATTATCACTTTAACAAGTTTACATAAATTAACTTGGATAGCAACTCTACATTTCAGCTCCAGGTAACCTATTAGACTATTATGTATTACTGAGGGCAAGAAGCAAAACTCAAGCAAGCGTGAAACTATATTATTGGAATCCTTAAATAACTTTAGAGAGATCCTAATGATCCAACCAACTTATTGTGAGTGTTTTGACTTTTAGAAGGAGCTCCTCACAATAGttcactctgtgtttgcatATGAAGAGATTTTTATTCCACATAGTTTTCAGATCTCTGGAGTGCAATATTGACAGAAATCTTAGATATCAGAGATTCATCGCAAAGAGAATAACAATCACCGTGTCCGCCCATATGAGATCTGCAAATAAATTAAGTGAAAGCCAAGGGCCCTCTAGGATTTGGGGCTGTTAATTTTCAGCTGATAGGATATTCAATAGTTGAGCCTAAAGTTATCTTAGGCACTGACATTAAAATGAATGacatttaaatcatttaaatacttagaaaaaacaaaagagtctGAAAGCCTCTTTTTCATTTGGTTTATTTTCAGCTCAGGTCACACACTGAATGAACATCCACTGGAAGAATAGTTTTAGTAGGATTATGTTTATACCAATTTacccatgtttcttttttaaaattatgacaGTGTAAGGCTTTAATTCATCAATGTATAAGTTCTGAGGGTAAAATGGTTGTCATAGTCATATTTTCCTTGCAGTCTTTATTCTCCATGCAGCGATATGTGTTGATGCCAAACAACACAGCATTAAAATAAAGAGAATCCAACGTAGAGTCACCCACGAACTagattaaaacaacaacaacaacaacattataTGTACTACTATTTGTTACTATTTTTGTACAAGATAGttgatttttctaatgtttactactacatttttaaagttGATGATGGTATAGCAAACAGTATAATATCCTTAGACTCTTCTTACCTTTTTTCATCTTGAATTGGAGTAATTTGTGTGCTGGTGGTTGGGGTTGTCACTGTGGATAAGAAGACTTTGCATTAAAAGTCAATAAATGATATTCATGATATTAATACTGACTTTCCCCTTATAACTGCATTACAAAGCAGTTCAGAGCGTtatcaggtgttttcaacagatgTTGAGAACAAGAAACAATCTGATAtctaataataacataatatcTTATAATCTAATGGAAataatgagaaataaaaatttaatttgaaagtggaaaaaatcaaatattaGAAATGACCATTTATAcaatatagtgttttttaaagtttaatcatcttttatatacaagtTTCTGGCATTTTCTGCTCCATACTATCTACTAGATGACAAGCAGTGTAATTTAAAAGGTGTTCTCAGACTCATATGCTTATAGTTAGAAGCACttataaaagaaaatcaaaggtACAACTTGTGGTTGGGTTATATTTCACTGTGGTAgagcaacattaaaaaaaaacaacacaattatGATCAGTCTTTGATTAAGATATTGATGAATTGTCAGTGTCTCAGATGAAACAACCACAAATGGTCATTTAGATTTGAAAATTATAAGAATCTTTCTCAGAAACCTAATCAGTCGTTCAGATCACAAACAACATGATTGTGAGGCAAACAATGTGTCGTTTAACTAGTTTAGCCGAAAGGTTCAGACAACACTCGAGCTGCCCTTTCTAGAGTAGTAATAGATTACATTTACAACTTTTAAGTTTGGTGATTATTCTGTGCAATCAAAGAAAGAAACTACTGAATCAGCAATAGCACATCTGATGATAAAGTGTCTTAAGCTGAAGTTTACCTGCTTGGGAGACAAGGAGGCTGACACCAGTAAAGATATTTCTTCCAGAAGTCGCGATGACACACCAGTACTTATCTTCGTCACTTTGTCTGATAGATGTCATAGTTATACTGAACACTCCTGCTTCCTTATCATCAGCAATGAAGGTTCTGTTGTTAAAACGCTTCTTTGGTGTCTTTACCACTATCCTGCAAAACTCATATATCTTTCCTTTGCACCAgtactttgtgttttctttgtactGAAGGTCATACTGACAAGGCACCGTTACAGACCCTCTGTTTGTTGCTTTTACCACCTCTGGAGCTGAAAGCAGAAGTGATTCCGCTGCATGCTGTATTAtccacaacaacaaacagaaagCTGGACCTGCAAAATCCCAAACCATTTAACATCAGATGTTAATCGGATAACTGCAgttgaagaaaaaaatggcAAGGCAAGGCTAGTACTTTTGACAGATTACCATTAAATAGGCAGACAAATGTTCCAGATGTCCTCATGGTCGTTATGAAAAGTTAAAGGGTGAGAAAAGACCAGCTATGCAACTTCTCCTTTGGTCTTGCGCAGTAATGTCATACTGTGTCATACTCTCTCATTGCTCAAAATACCACAGCCAAATGACAGGAAATTCTTGAATCACGATAAACAAGGACAGGACTAGGCAACAACAGGCAACAACAGGCAACAACAGGCAACAACGCAAAAGAATGAATGTTTGAATGAAAGGCAAGTTTTCATCAGCATTAGTCCCTTAAATGGAAGggtcactgaaaaaaaagtcaGGGTTGATTAAAGTAATCACCTTCATCTTataatgaatttttttttatcctgctggaagtcTTAAGATGCTTTTTAGTGTGCCCATACCCAATATGTATGAGAGTTTAAGCAATGTGAGTGTCTATGTTGTGGAATAAAACTGAGGTACAGGGGGGCAGGAGGGGACAAAGGaggaatgcctcccctgcacctcAGTGATGTACCTGTACctcaaggccctgcatgtgtgatgGTGGGATGGTGTGGGAGGAGGGATTCAGTTGAGGATGGGGAGGAAAGGTTGTTAATCCCATACTGTATAATTaatctgtcaaatggaataaagtcTGTTCCTTCAAATATATGTTtcaagtatttaattcctttacaactccaatCTGGGAagttaatcatattattgttctgtagtatgtcagggttgttccaaatagaatagaatagaatagaatagcctttattgtcattgtacagggtacaacgaaattggagtgccactctcttggtgcaaaatgcaataataaatataaatgtaaaatataaaaggtacaataaaacaaacgtaAGTACTTCCAAAAGTAAGTATGATAGTTACAGGAATATGGGTGTAGGTTTGGATGtgattaatgaagactcagtCATTTTTAGAAACACCCATTATGCTGTCAGAGAGGAGCTGATATTGATACTAAGCATATATGTCGTTTGATGTTTGAACTAATGAATTGTAGGTCAGAAATCTGTATATTATTgcatagtgcctgttctacgTCTAGCTCGGgctcatctaagagggtatgttttaaCCATCCTGAGATGACTTgtagcctgttggctaagaagtactGTTTaagttaggcagatctaatcctcctttatccttggtcctttgtagagtttttaagctgatacgcGGGGTTTATCTATccaaagtaatttaaaaatagAAGATTCCAGAGATCTAAATCAGTCTGGTGGTGGCTTACTCGGGATCATTGAGAAAAAATAATTGATTCTTGGCAAGACCATCATTATCATTGAAGCAACCCTTCCCATCTGTTATATGGGTAGcgatttccatctagccagatcattttatgcccttaatatCTATTTCCTCCCGATTTGCTGCTCCTAGTGGTTCGATTAAAaactgcaaacagtgaagggtaGAGTGGGCGTCCCTGCCTTGTGCCTCTCTGgtgacagaagctggaggatgtttggtcaATTGTCTTGATACATGCTGTTGGAGAATTATATAATACTTTTAACAAGTTTATAAAAGactttccaaaaccaaattttgGAAAGCTGTAAATAAAACTTTCCAGGGTTTTTACTACATGAAgggtctatcaaattaagtaatctatgtgtatttgttgatgagtgcttaccttttatgaaaccagtttggtcaggatgcaTTATGAGGGGGCATTATCTTCTCTAACCtttttgagagagctttgcagattattttaaggtcaacattattaactttttttttaatattggacAATAGCTGGTGGGAAATAAAGGGTCGTTGCCTAGTTTTAGCAGGATACTAATGTTGGCAGAATTCATATTTAGTGGTAATCTGACATTTTCCTTaatttcctgcaacattctgtgGAATACTGGTGCCAGATTTGTCCAGAAATTCTGCTGGAAATCCATCTGGACCTGGatccttattattgggcatacttttCAGGGCTTCCTGCAGTTCAGTTGATGTAAATCCAGTGCTATTGCTCGACTGTCTGGTAATTTTGGAAGGGATACGTTGTCAAGAAACGtatcaattttgttttttgatggGTTTACCTGGGGTGGATATAAAGTTTTGTAAAAGTCTCTAAAAGTATTGTTTATTCTTTCAGGG contains:
- the LOC116319533 gene encoding CMRF35-like molecule 3, which gives rise to MRTSGTFVCLFNGPAFCLLLWIIQHAAESLLLSAPEVVKATNRGSVTVPCQYDLQYKENTKYWCKGKIYEFCRIVVKTPKKRFNNRTFIADDKEAGVFSITMTSIRQSDEDKYWCVIATSGRNIFTGVSLLVSQAVTTPTTSTQITPIQDEKSSWVTLRWILFILMLCCLASTHIAAWRIKTARKI